The Hymenobacter sp. DG01 genome has a segment encoding these proteins:
- a CDS encoding SGNH/GDSL hydrolase family protein, giving the protein MKHHLLTGLQLGLLWLLTGAALAQTVPASPATTWGTELRAFARQDSLTPPPRRPILFYGSSSVRLWPALPQAFPGRAVLNRGFGGSRFPDALALFDQLVVTYQPRQVVLYEGDNDIGSGATPQEVFQSFLAFEKLMQQKLPKVPVVFLAIKPSPSRWALYPKVQEANRLIQEYIRQHPKRLRYADTATPLLGPNGKPQPQFYVSDSLHMTPAGYAVWKGVVEKALKK; this is encoded by the coding sequence ATGAAACATCATCTTCTCACCGGACTACAGTTAGGGCTGCTGTGGCTGCTCACCGGCGCGGCTTTGGCCCAGACGGTGCCGGCTTCTCCGGCAACAACGTGGGGTACGGAGCTACGGGCTTTTGCCCGCCAGGATAGTCTCACGCCTCCGCCCCGGCGGCCCATTCTGTTTTATGGCAGCTCATCGGTGCGCCTGTGGCCGGCGCTACCCCAGGCCTTTCCAGGCCGGGCCGTGCTCAACCGCGGCTTCGGCGGCTCCCGCTTCCCCGATGCCCTTGCCCTCTTCGACCAGCTGGTGGTGACCTACCAGCCCCGGCAGGTGGTGCTCTATGAGGGCGACAATGATATCGGCTCGGGTGCTACCCCCCAGGAAGTGTTCCAATCGTTCCTAGCCTTCGAGAAGCTGATGCAGCAGAAGTTGCCCAAGGTGCCGGTGGTGTTCTTAGCCATCAAGCCCAGTCCGTCGCGCTGGGCGCTGTACCCTAAAGTGCAGGAAGCCAACCGCCTGATCCAGGAGTACATTCGGCAGCACCCCAAACGCCTGCGCTACGCGGATACGGCTACCCCTCTGCTAGGGCCAAACGGTAAGCCGCAGCCACAATTCTACGTTTCGGATAGCCTGCACATGACTCCGGCAGGGTATGCTGTGTGGAAGGGGGTAGTGGAAAAGGCGTTGAAGAAGTAA
- a CDS encoding S9 family peptidase, whose translation MKKTLPTLFLSWLLFCLPLLALAGIEQPPALNGQWKGPLKVPGGQLTLIITLVPLSNGTYYAALDAPQQRINRMPAEVTLKGTDIVISIEQAGSKFVGKVKDAGATFQGTWTQPGLTAPLTLTRMKATPQPVATGKPRLTPPYREEEIKFLNTQANIALAGTLTIPAGPGPFPAVVLLSDNGPQNRDVEQQDYRMFGSLADHLTRRGIAVLRFDDRGVGKSQGNNLSATTAELVGDAQAAMVFLRAKPLIDQRYIGLVGHGEGANVALLAAAEQQPATPAFVVSLSGYGILGRDVILRQQLEIMRLIGSNPAQVKAALELHKEMVEIIRQTPNDNQARGKVAATLRFNNTDLDPHMARARAVQLTSPWSRYFLDFDPTRTLAAVKCPVLLLGGGNDLQVDPSQNISPLKKALKSASVESQKLAGVNHWYQPEMKDWPLVNGEQQPVFSPKALTTIREWIFDNTERPRPLPASATDVKAATSSAKGPRKAPKTAQASR comes from the coding sequence ATGAAGAAAACCCTACCCACGCTTTTTCTTTCCTGGCTGCTTTTTTGCCTTCCTCTACTGGCGCTGGCGGGCATTGAGCAGCCCCCTGCTCTCAACGGCCAGTGGAAGGGTCCGCTCAAGGTGCCGGGCGGTCAGCTCACCCTCATTATTACGCTGGTCCCACTCTCCAACGGCACGTACTACGCGGCCCTGGATGCCCCCCAGCAGCGCATCAACCGCATGCCGGCGGAGGTTACGCTCAAGGGCACCGATATTGTCATCAGCATTGAGCAGGCCGGCAGCAAGTTCGTGGGTAAGGTGAAGGATGCAGGGGCCACGTTCCAAGGAACCTGGACGCAGCCCGGCCTAACGGCTCCTCTCACGCTTACCCGCATGAAAGCTACGCCCCAACCCGTAGCCACCGGCAAGCCCCGCCTCACCCCGCCCTACCGCGAGGAGGAAATCAAGTTTCTGAATACCCAGGCGAACATTGCCTTGGCCGGTACGCTCACCATTCCGGCCGGGCCGGGCCCGTTTCCGGCCGTAGTGCTGCTCTCCGACAACGGCCCCCAGAACCGCGACGTGGAGCAACAGGATTACCGCATGTTCGGGTCGTTGGCCGACCACCTTACGCGCCGGGGCATTGCGGTGCTGCGCTTCGATGACCGGGGCGTGGGTAAGTCGCAGGGCAACAACCTGTCGGCTACCACCGCCGAGCTGGTGGGTGACGCCCAGGCCGCCATGGTATTTCTGCGGGCCAAGCCCCTCATCGACCAGCGCTACATTGGCCTGGTTGGTCACGGCGAAGGCGCCAACGTGGCCCTGCTGGCTGCCGCCGAGCAGCAGCCCGCGACTCCGGCCTTCGTGGTTTCGCTTTCGGGCTACGGCATTCTGGGGCGCGACGTGATTCTGCGCCAGCAGCTGGAAATTATGCGCCTGATCGGCTCTAACCCCGCTCAGGTGAAGGCGGCGCTGGAGCTGCACAAGGAAATGGTGGAAATCATCCGCCAAACCCCCAACGACAACCAGGCCCGCGGCAAGGTGGCCGCTACCCTGCGCTTCAACAACACCGACCTGGACCCCCACATGGCCCGCGCCCGCGCCGTGCAGCTTACTTCGCCCTGGTCGCGCTACTTCCTCGACTTCGATCCAACCCGCACGCTGGCCGCCGTGAAATGCCCAGTGCTGCTGCTGGGCGGCGGCAACGACCTGCAGGTGGACCCGTCCCAGAACATTTCCCCCCTGAAAAAAGCGCTGAAAAGTGCTTCCGTCGAGTCGCAGAAGCTGGCCGGAGTCAACCACTGGTACCAGCCCGAAATGAAGGACTGGCCCCTCGTGAACGGGGAGCAGCAGCCCGTTTTCTCGCCCAAGGCCCTGACCACCATCCGGGAATGGATTTTCGACAACACCGAGCGGCCCCGCCCCCTGCCTGCTTCCGCCACCGATGTGAAGGCTGCGACTTCCTCGGCCAAGGGCCCCCGCAAAGCCCCCAAAACTGCCCAGGCCAGCCGTTAG
- a CDS encoding copper resistance protein NlpE N-terminal domain-containing protein has translation MTFFRSFLCAASGLYLLTACQGREQAYGTGPENPAADKDAGAATLPLAGVYADTVPCNDCQGIATRLTLKPDSLYELQETYLGRPSPTNYRRGPWRVRGQVVTLEPSGNDPVRRYRVEAGQALLLLDATGKPMQDDGQDYTLNRTSDGNLSEAGVRREFTGKYIFQPNAATFVECGTDKRYQLAASGANTELERRYATTRKDAGQPVFVRVQATLQGGSGAEALAVEKILEMKPDAICPQAQKQAFQQ, from the coding sequence ATGACTTTTTTTCGCTCATTTCTGTGTGCTGCATCCGGTTTGTATCTGCTGACGGCCTGCCAGGGCCGGGAGCAGGCCTACGGCACCGGCCCCGAAAATCCGGCGGCTGACAAAGATGCCGGGGCGGCCACCCTACCCCTTGCCGGCGTGTACGCCGATACCGTGCCGTGCAACGACTGCCAAGGCATTGCCACCCGCCTGACACTTAAGCCCGACAGCCTTTATGAGCTGCAGGAAACGTACCTGGGGCGCCCCTCACCCACCAACTACCGGCGAGGCCCATGGCGGGTACGGGGGCAGGTAGTAACCCTGGAGCCTAGCGGCAACGACCCCGTGCGCCGCTACCGTGTGGAGGCCGGACAAGCGCTGCTTTTGCTGGATGCCACCGGCAAGCCTATGCAGGATGACGGCCAAGACTACACGCTTAACCGTACCTCCGACGGCAACCTGAGTGAGGCCGGCGTCCGGCGCGAGTTTACCGGCAAATACATCTTTCAGCCCAACGCGGCCACCTTTGTGGAGTGTGGTACCGACAAGCGCTACCAGCTGGCTGCCTCCGGCGCTAATACGGAGCTGGAGCGCCGCTACGCTACCACCCGCAAAGACGCCGGCCAGCCGGTATTCGTGCGGGTGCAGGCCACCCTACAGGGCGGAAGCGGCGCGGAAGCGCTGGCAGTGGAGAAAATTCTGGAAATGAAGCCCGACGCCATTTGCCCGCAGGCCCAGAAGCAGGCCTTCCAGCAGTAG
- a CDS encoding MFS transporter has translation MSASSTSSHDPYAALRIPDFRRLVSARVCLTIATRIQGLVVGWQIFRLTDDPLALGLIGLAEAIPSIGVSLYAGHVADSVRRKNIIVVTVAVLGLCALALALLASPAGLPLLSRQAFYTWPLYLVIFVSGIARGFLGPALFSFMPQLLPDRERLANAVTWNSTTYQAAAVLGPAIGGYLITWGVANSYMVAGVLLLVALVQFAAIASRPLPALEGEKPGLQESILSGLRFIWGNQLVLAALSLDLFAVLFGGAVALLPVFAVDILHVGAAGLGHLESAPAIGSVLMAALLTYFPLRRHAGRKLLWAVAGFGVATILFALSDSYELSLFLLFLTGAFDSVSVIVRSTLLHTFTPEHMKGRVSAVNNIFIGSSNEIGSFESGVAARLLGVVNSVVFGGFMTLGVVGATAVLADKLRKLDMTPEKQQA, from the coding sequence ATGTCTGCTTCCTCTACTTCCTCCCATGACCCCTACGCGGCCCTACGGATTCCTGATTTCCGCCGGCTGGTGTCGGCCCGCGTTTGCCTGACCATTGCCACCCGAATACAGGGCTTGGTGGTGGGCTGGCAGATTTTCCGCCTCACGGACGACCCGCTGGCCCTGGGGCTGATTGGCCTGGCCGAGGCCATTCCCAGCATTGGCGTATCGCTCTACGCCGGGCACGTTGCCGACTCGGTGCGGCGCAAGAATATTATTGTGGTTACGGTAGCGGTGCTGGGGCTGTGCGCCCTGGCGCTGGCGCTGCTGGCCTCGCCCGCCGGCCTACCCCTGCTTTCCCGCCAGGCCTTCTACACATGGCCGCTCTACCTCGTGATTTTCGTGAGCGGCATTGCGCGCGGTTTCCTGGGGCCCGCCTTGTTCTCTTTTATGCCCCAGCTGCTGCCCGACCGGGAGCGGCTGGCCAATGCCGTTACCTGGAACAGCACCACCTACCAGGCCGCGGCGGTGCTGGGGCCAGCCATTGGCGGCTACCTCATTACCTGGGGGGTAGCTAACTCCTACATGGTGGCGGGCGTGTTGCTGCTGGTGGCGCTGGTGCAGTTTGCCGCTATTGCCTCGCGGCCCCTACCCGCGCTGGAAGGTGAAAAGCCTGGCTTGCAGGAAAGCATTCTGAGCGGGCTGCGCTTTATCTGGGGCAACCAGCTGGTGCTGGCCGCGCTTTCCCTCGACCTGTTTGCGGTGCTGTTCGGGGGGGCGGTGGCCTTGCTACCCGTATTTGCCGTGGACATCCTGCACGTAGGTGCCGCGGGGCTGGGCCACCTGGAGTCGGCGCCGGCTATTGGGTCGGTGCTGATGGCCGCGCTGCTGACGTATTTCCCGCTGCGGCGGCATGCGGGCCGCAAGCTGCTCTGGGCCGTAGCTGGCTTTGGGGTAGCCACCATTCTGTTTGCCCTGTCTGATAGCTACGAGCTGTCGTTGTTTCTGCTGTTCCTGACGGGGGCCTTCGATTCGGTATCGGTGATTGTGCGCTCTACGCTGCTGCACACCTTTACGCCGGAGCACATGAAAGGCCGGGTGTCTGCCGTGAACAACATCTTTATCGGGTCATCCAACGAAATCGGCTCCTTTGAGTCGGGGGTGGCGGCGCGGCTGCTGGGCGTGGTCAACTCGGTGGTATTTGGGGGCTTCATGACCCTGGGCGTGGTTGGAGCCACGGCCGTGCTGGCCGACAAGCTGCGCAAGCTGGACATGACCCCGGAAAAGCAGCAGGCCTGA